One segment of Pricia mediterranea DNA contains the following:
- the tilS gene encoding tRNA lysidine(34) synthetase TilS produces MLEAFKTHIETNFPELRKSPFLLACSGGIDSMVLTELCASCGLDFSLAHCNFQLRGSESDADEKFVSDTAKRLDIKIFVTHFYTIDYAKEHKVSVQMAARELRYEWFAGIMRKNGIKTLVTAHHADDNLETFLINLSRGTGIEGLTGIPTKTNSIARPLIAFSREQIEAYAEAEQIQWREDSSNSDLTYLRNNIRHQILPLLKDLHPNFLNNFRNTQSYLSQTAAIADTHIRELRADVFEKKGHVTRIPVAALVHLKPLQGYLYGLFHTYGFKEWNDVENLLTSISGKEIRSKTHRLIKDRGVLLLTEIEPSIHPIPQLGQTGTAQNEKDYAGQRGTKYVGYLENGEIDRDRKNNLYHIHENQTYIERPIKMDITEVDAITDTGSHILYSPKSALKYPLSLRKWEKGDYFCPFGMKGSKKLSKFFKDEKMDRLAKESQWLLCSNGAIVWVVGKRADERFKVPENTEEIVKFKLKL; encoded by the coding sequence ATGCTAGAAGCATTTAAAACCCATATCGAAACGAATTTTCCGGAATTGAGGAAGTCCCCTTTTTTACTTGCCTGTAGCGGCGGTATTGACAGCATGGTGCTTACCGAGCTTTGTGCGAGCTGTGGACTGGATTTTTCCCTCGCGCACTGCAATTTCCAGTTGCGGGGATCGGAGAGTGATGCCGATGAGAAATTCGTATCCGATACCGCCAAACGGTTAGATATTAAAATATTCGTAACTCATTTTTATACAATAGATTACGCTAAAGAACACAAAGTATCGGTGCAGATGGCCGCAAGGGAGCTTCGGTACGAATGGTTCGCCGGAATTATGCGAAAAAACGGTATTAAGACCTTAGTCACGGCGCACCATGCGGACGATAACCTCGAAACTTTTTTGATCAATTTATCCCGGGGCACCGGCATCGAAGGCTTGACGGGAATCCCCACAAAAACAAACAGCATCGCTCGGCCCCTAATAGCTTTTTCAAGAGAGCAGATCGAAGCCTACGCCGAAGCTGAACAGATACAATGGCGCGAAGATAGTAGTAACTCGGACCTCACGTATCTACGAAATAACATTCGGCATCAAATCCTACCCCTGTTAAAGGATTTGCATCCTAATTTCTTGAATAACTTTCGGAACACCCAGTCCTATTTATCCCAAACCGCCGCTATTGCCGACACCCACATTCGCGAGTTGAGAGCGGACGTATTCGAGAAAAAGGGACACGTAACCCGAATCCCCGTTGCGGCCCTTGTCCATTTGAAGCCATTACAAGGATATCTTTACGGATTGTTCCATACTTACGGGTTTAAAGAATGGAACGATGTCGAAAACCTGCTGACATCCATCAGCGGGAAGGAAATCCGTTCAAAGACCCATCGCCTGATCAAAGATCGAGGAGTGCTGTTATTAACGGAGATTGAACCAAGCATCCACCCGATTCCACAGCTGGGGCAAACCGGCACCGCTCAAAACGAAAAAGATTATGCCGGTCAACGCGGTACAAAATACGTCGGCTACCTCGAAAACGGGGAAATCGATCGAGACCGGAAAAATAATCTCTATCACATCCATGAAAACCAGACCTATATCGAAAGACCCATTAAAATGGATATTACAGAGGTAGATGCTATCACGGATACCGGTTCCCATATACTTTATAGCCCTAAATCTGCGTTAAAGTACCCCCTAAGCCTCAGGAAATGGGAAAAAGGAGATTACTTTTGTCCGTTTGGCATGAAAGGTTCCAAAAAACTATCCAAATTTTTCAAGGACGAAAAGATGGATCGGCTCGCCAAGGAAAGCCAATGGTTGCTCTGTTCCAATGGAGCTATCGTTTGGGTAGTCGGAAAACGGGCAGATGAACGTTTCAAAGTCCCCGAAAACACGGAAGAAATAGTAAAGTTCAAATTGAAGTTATGA
- a CDS encoding protein-disulfide reductase DsbD family protein, which produces MKQVAILILFIFSGLSLFSQNDENPVKFSQDFRKISDTEYELIMKADIHEGWHVYSQHTAEGGSLPSEFDYEKAGEEYELIGETVESETIVAYSDIFEVDETYFKEKAVFVQRIKLLDPDVNQIDVDLFYQVCKEVCIPADYKFTFRLDGSAAATVEKSIDERSMAMATALKLNLKNKALLNNSGEDIGTGSGLWVIFGLGFLGGLIALLTPCVFPMIPLTVSFFTKHSENKSKGIGNAMLYGFFIVLIYFLLSLPFHLFDSVDSQILNTIATNIWLNLGFFVIFLFFAFSFFGYYELTLPSSWANRMDAASTKVGGGIGIFFMAVTLALVSFSCTGPILGGLLGSTVLGEGDVATNLTAGMTGFGVALALPFGLFALFPTWLNSLPKSGGWMNTVKVVLGFFELALALKFLSNADMVGGWGILPREVFLGIWIVLFVLLTLYLFGILRFPLDGPKGKLPAIRKGIGLASGVFSIYLILGLFNFSSLKLLSGFPPPHFYSIFETESDCPLGIDCFKDFDEGVAYANKVDKPILLDFTGWACVNCRKMEANVWSEPDIYPIIKNDYVLISLYIDDREELPEDQQFDFKFDSGRIKRIETIGQKWGTFQSVNFNAASQPYYVLLSPELEVLNNAVQYTDRDEYRNWLLQGLQRYNETSIVSGE; this is translated from the coding sequence ATGAAGCAGGTAGCTATTCTTATCCTATTTATTTTTAGCGGGTTGTCTCTTTTTTCACAGAACGATGAGAATCCGGTAAAGTTTTCACAGGATTTTCGAAAAATTTCGGATACGGAGTACGAGCTGATCATGAAAGCGGACATCCACGAGGGGTGGCATGTGTATTCCCAACATACTGCCGAGGGCGGCTCCTTGCCTAGTGAGTTCGACTACGAAAAGGCTGGAGAGGAGTATGAACTGATCGGCGAAACTGTCGAAAGCGAGACTATTGTAGCTTACAGTGATATTTTTGAGGTCGATGAAACCTATTTTAAGGAGAAGGCTGTCTTTGTTCAAAGAATAAAACTACTAGATCCGGACGTCAATCAAATCGACGTCGACCTGTTCTATCAGGTGTGTAAAGAGGTCTGTATTCCCGCCGACTACAAGTTTACGTTTCGTTTGGATGGTAGTGCGGCCGCTACCGTCGAGAAATCCATTGATGAGCGTAGCATGGCAATGGCCACAGCATTAAAATTAAACCTTAAGAACAAGGCCTTGCTGAACAATTCCGGGGAAGACATCGGTACCGGTTCCGGACTCTGGGTGATTTTTGGCCTTGGGTTCTTGGGCGGACTGATCGCCCTGCTTACTCCCTGCGTTTTCCCCATGATTCCCCTAACGGTCTCCTTTTTTACGAAACATTCCGAAAATAAGTCCAAAGGCATCGGCAATGCGATGCTTTACGGTTTTTTTATAGTGCTGATCTATTTTTTGCTAAGCTTGCCCTTTCACCTCTTCGATTCCGTTGATTCGCAAATATTGAATACCATCGCCACCAACATCTGGCTGAACCTTGGGTTCTTTGTCATCTTTCTGTTTTTTGCGTTCTCGTTTTTCGGCTATTACGAATTGACCTTGCCCAGTTCTTGGGCAAATCGTATGGATGCGGCCTCTACCAAAGTCGGGGGCGGTATCGGCATCTTTTTTATGGCCGTAACCTTGGCATTGGTCTCGTTCTCGTGTACGGGTCCGATTTTAGGGGGACTCTTAGGTAGTACCGTTCTGGGCGAGGGCGATGTGGCCACCAACCTTACCGCCGGCATGACCGGCTTCGGGGTAGCGCTTGCCCTGCCGTTCGGCCTGTTTGCCCTGTTTCCGACCTGGCTGAACTCCCTGCCCAAATCCGGGGGGTGGATGAACACGGTCAAGGTAGTGCTCGGCTTTTTTGAGTTGGCCCTGGCCCTAAAATTCCTGTCGAACGCCGATATGGTTGGCGGATGGGGGATTTTACCCCGAGAAGTCTTTTTAGGGATTTGGATTGTACTGTTTGTTTTATTAACACTCTACCTTTTCGGGATACTCCGGTTCCCCCTTGACGGCCCTAAAGGAAAATTACCGGCAATCAGAAAGGGCATCGGTCTTGCTAGTGGCGTGTTTTCCATCTATCTGATATTGGGACTTTTCAATTTCTCGAGCCTTAAATTGTTGAGTGGATTTCCGCCGCCGCATTTCTACAGTATTTTTGAAACGGAAAGCGACTGTCCCCTTGGTATCGATTGTTTTAAGGACTTTGATGAAGGCGTGGCATACGCTAACAAGGTGGACAAACCGATTCTTTTGGACTTTACCGGATGGGCCTGTGTCAACTGTCGTAAAATGGAGGCCAACGTTTGGAGCGAGCCCGATATTTATCCGATTATTAAGAATGATTACGTGTTGATATCGCTGTATATCGATGACCGCGAAGAACTTCCGGAGGACCAACAGTTCGATTTCAAGTTCGATTCCGGCCGTATAAAGCGCATCGAAACGATAGGGCAGAAGTGGGGCACCTTTCAAAGCGTCAACTTCAATGCCGCCTCGCAGCCGTACTATGTACTCCTTTCCCCCGAACTGGAAGTTTTGAACAATGCGGTACAATATACCGATAGGGATGAATACCGGAATTGGTTACTACAGGGGCTGCAACGGTACAACGAGACCAGTATCGTTTCAGGGGAATAA
- a CDS encoding penicillin acylase family protein encodes MRILRTIGWTLLSIIGVLAVVVGIFIYTSTPDYDGEKPLSGLSDEVEVYFDTYGIPHIYGKNKLDAFTALGYVHAQDRLWQMELLRRIGRGGISEIFGREFIETDQFFLALGIDDASVRTIAELDRQKESVQLSQAYLDGINQFMEEGPTPVEFYLTGIEKEKFTLKDVYNTMGYMAFSFAMAHKTDPLLTRIRDSLGPEYLKDLKVESDTTSVWIQNYGTKSMDSLKTTTTTTVMASLKKLSIPLFEGSNSWVLAPEKTKSGKVIFANDPHIGFSQPSVWYEAHVSAPSYEKYGYHLAGVPFPLLAHDRNLAYGMTMFENDDVDFYYEEIDPSDSTKYKTDTGWRDFEIVSKTIKVKDSSDIHFSFKKTNNGPVLNGIADQIAGARPVSMWWAYTQLDNKVMDALYGMSHAQNIQEFQQALPNIHAPGLNIMYGDAVGNVAWWASAQLYHIPDSINTKIVYDFQKGLSPTRDYLDFSENPQAVNPPWHYVYSANNQPDSIAGMLYPGYYLPENRAKRIVSLLGPKNDWDAESVRRMMLDVTSPVNTTIASNLLKEVDRGALTGSSLEALAELQAWKGDYPLHGTAATLFHRWMYFLLAHTFQDELGSDAFAELLDTHLIKRVIAPLSEDDTSLWWDDTNTPEVIETKREIVNASLREALQELEKDLGKDRDDWTWDRVHTLEHAHPIGQVEALKSLFNVGPFPVPGTREVINNMAFPYTGNGVYHVSSGPSTRRIIDFSDIENSRSILPTGQSGNPFSRHYRDQAEMFAEGKFREMMIDEEEIRETSGSALRFIPEK; translated from the coding sequence ATGCGAATTTTAAGGACTATAGGGTGGACACTGCTCTCCATAATCGGTGTTTTAGCGGTAGTGGTCGGTATCTTTATCTACACTTCGACACCCGATTACGATGGCGAAAAACCGCTTTCCGGCCTTTCGGACGAAGTGGAAGTCTATTTCGATACGTATGGAATTCCGCATATTTACGGGAAGAATAAGTTGGATGCGTTTACCGCACTGGGCTACGTGCATGCCCAAGACCGCTTGTGGCAAATGGAACTCTTGCGACGAATAGGTCGTGGGGGAATTTCCGAGATATTTGGAAGGGAATTTATCGAAACGGACCAATTTTTTCTTGCCTTGGGAATCGATGACGCTTCCGTGAGAACTATTGCCGAGCTGGACAGACAAAAGGAATCCGTACAGCTTTCCCAAGCCTATCTCGATGGTATCAACCAATTTATGGAAGAGGGACCGACTCCCGTAGAATTTTACCTCACCGGGATCGAAAAAGAAAAATTCACTCTAAAGGACGTCTATAATACCATGGGGTACATGGCCTTTAGCTTTGCTATGGCGCACAAGACCGATCCGCTGCTGACTCGGATTAGGGACAGCTTAGGCCCCGAATACCTTAAGGATTTGAAGGTTGAAAGCGATACTACTTCGGTCTGGATCCAAAACTATGGGACCAAATCCATGGACTCCCTAAAAACGACCACGACCACTACCGTAATGGCGTCGCTCAAAAAATTATCGATTCCCCTGTTCGAAGGGAGCAACAGCTGGGTACTGGCCCCCGAAAAGACGAAGAGCGGCAAGGTTATTTTTGCCAATGATCCGCACATCGGGTTTTCGCAGCCCTCGGTCTGGTACGAAGCCCACGTAAGCGCCCCATCCTACGAAAAGTACGGGTACCACTTGGCGGGCGTCCCGTTTCCGCTGCTGGCCCATGATCGAAACCTGGCCTACGGCATGACCATGTTCGAGAACGATGATGTGGACTTCTATTATGAAGAAATCGATCCTTCCGACAGCACTAAATACAAAACGGATACAGGATGGAGGGATTTTGAAATCGTTTCCAAAACCATAAAAGTCAAGGATTCCTCCGACATCCATTTTTCCTTTAAAAAAACCAACAACGGACCCGTTTTAAACGGTATAGCCGACCAGATTGCGGGAGCGCGCCCTGTATCGATGTGGTGGGCCTATACCCAGCTCGATAACAAGGTGATGGACGCGCTGTACGGTATGTCCCATGCCCAAAATATTCAGGAATTTCAACAAGCCCTCCCCAATATCCATGCTCCGGGACTTAACATTATGTACGGCGATGCAGTGGGAAACGTGGCGTGGTGGGCGTCGGCACAGCTGTATCACATCCCCGATAGCATCAACACCAAAATCGTATACGATTTTCAAAAGGGACTTTCCCCAACTAGGGACTACCTTGATTTTTCCGAAAATCCCCAGGCGGTAAATCCCCCTTGGCATTACGTGTATTCCGCGAACAACCAGCCCGATTCCATTGCAGGAATGCTATATCCGGGCTACTATCTGCCCGAGAACAGGGCCAAGCGTATCGTTTCATTGTTGGGACCAAAAAACGATTGGGATGCCGAGTCGGTGCGCCGCATGATGCTGGATGTGACCTCCCCGGTAAATACCACTATCGCATCCAACCTACTAAAGGAGGTCGATCGGGGAGCCCTTACCGGCAGTTCATTAGAAGCTTTGGCCGAACTACAGGCATGGAAAGGCGATTACCCTTTGCACGGGACAGCAGCTACGCTATTCCATCGGTGGATGTATTTTTTGTTGGCCCATACCTTTCAGGACGAGTTGGGTTCCGATGCCTTCGCAGAACTATTGGATACCCATTTGATCAAACGGGTCATTGCCCCACTTTCGGAAGATGATACTTCGCTTTGGTGGGACGACACCAATACCCCAGAGGTCATCGAAACCAAGCGGGAGATTGTCAACGCATCCTTACGGGAGGCCTTGCAAGAGCTTGAAAAAGATTTGGGCAAGGACCGGGATGACTGGACCTGGGACCGCGTACATACCTTGGAGCATGCTCATCCGATAGGGCAAGTAGAAGCCCTAAAATCTTTATTCAATGTCGGTCCCTTTCCGGTCCCGGGAACCCGGGAGGTCATTAATAATATGGCTTTTCCGTACACTGGAAACGGAGTCTACCACGTCAGCTCTGGCCCCTCGACACGACGGATCATCGATTTTTCGGATATAGAAAACAGCAGGAGCATACTGCCCACCGGACAATCGGGGAATCCCTTCAGCCGGCACTACAGAGATCAAGCGGAGATGTTCGCGGAAGGCAAATTCCGAGAGATGATGATCGACGAAGAAGAAATTCGGGAGACCTCCGGGTCGGCTTTGCGATTCATACCGGAGAAATAG
- a CDS encoding Nramp family divalent metal transporter, whose translation MFKKIGPGVLVAAAFIGPGTVTACTLAGAEFGYALLWAMGLSIIATIILQEMAARLGVVTQSGLADVIKSEVVSPYVRNLIIGIVLGAIVIGNAAYEGGNIGGGTLGLEALFGPAYLMYYPYVIGIFAFLLLYIGNYRSLERIFIGLVLVMSLSFLLTAVIVKPDVEKILKGLFLPSIPEDGILMVIALVGTTVVPYNLFLHAALVSEKWKSETYLSTARRDTVVSIVLGGTVSMAIMVAAAAIPDKDISNVMDLAKGLEPLYGNAARYFMGVGLFAAGITSAITAPLAAAYVAQSCFGWQGGMKDKKFRSVWMIILILGVFFMSLGIKPIRIIKFAQIANGIVLPVIAIFLLWAVNRPSVMRRHQNTRIQNVFGVLIVILALLLGAKSILRVFGVF comes from the coding sequence ATGTTCAAAAAGATAGGTCCAGGGGTTTTGGTCGCAGCGGCCTTCATCGGTCCCGGTACGGTGACGGCGTGCACCTTGGCAGGGGCGGAATTCGGCTATGCCCTGCTATGGGCCATGGGACTTTCGATAATAGCTACTATTATCTTACAGGAAATGGCAGCGCGGTTGGGGGTGGTCACCCAAAGCGGATTGGCCGATGTCATCAAGTCCGAGGTAGTGTCACCGTACGTACGTAACCTGATCATCGGAATCGTTCTCGGGGCTATCGTCATTGGTAACGCGGCTTACGAAGGGGGCAATATCGGCGGGGGCACCCTCGGTCTCGAAGCTCTTTTTGGTCCGGCTTATCTGATGTACTACCCATATGTTATCGGGATATTCGCCTTTTTGCTGCTTTACATCGGAAATTATCGCAGCTTGGAGCGGATTTTTATTGGATTGGTGCTGGTCATGAGCCTGTCCTTTCTTCTAACGGCCGTAATCGTCAAGCCCGATGTCGAAAAGATTTTAAAAGGACTGTTTTTACCGAGTATTCCAGAGGATGGAATTTTAATGGTAATCGCCTTGGTAGGTACTACGGTGGTACCGTACAATCTGTTTTTACACGCCGCCCTGGTCAGTGAAAAATGGAAATCGGAAACCTATCTGTCCACCGCAAGAAGGGATACCGTAGTCTCCATTGTTTTAGGAGGAACGGTATCTATGGCCATTATGGTAGCCGCAGCCGCGATTCCCGATAAGGATATTTCGAACGTTATGGATTTGGCAAAGGGGCTGGAACCTTTATATGGGAACGCTGCCCGATATTTTATGGGGGTAGGACTGTTTGCCGCCGGAATCACCTCTGCCATTACCGCCCCGCTGGCCGCCGCATACGTGGCCCAAAGCTGTTTTGGATGGCAAGGGGGAATGAAGGATAAAAAATTCCGTTCGGTATGGATGATCATCCTGATTCTAGGCGTTTTCTTTATGTCCCTCGGAATTAAGCCGATACGGATTATCAAGTTCGCGCAGATAGCCAATGGAATAGTACTGCCTGTAATCGCCATCTTCCTGCTTTGGGCCGTCAATCGGCCTTCGGTCATGAGAAGACATCAAAACACCCGGATACAGAACGTTTTTGGGGTCTTGATCGTCATTTTGGCACTGCTGCTGGGGGCGAAGAGCATCCTTAGGGTATTTGGGGTCTTTTAG
- a CDS encoding YifB family Mg chelatase-like AAA ATPase yields MLTKVFGSAVFGIDATTVTCEVNVDTGVGYHLVGLPDSAIKESNYRIAAALLNNGYRIPGKKITLNLAPADLRKEGSAYDLTLALGILTASGQIKSHNLEKYIIMGELSLDGSLHPITGALPIAIKAREEGFEGFILPNENAREAAIVSGLKVYGVKNISEVIAFFDKGKPLEQTVIDTRKEFYKKLEFPEFDFSDVKGQESTKRCMEIAAAGGHNIILIGPPGAGKTMLAKRLPSILPPMTLHEALETTKIHSVVGKTKDMGLMSQRPFRSPHHTISSAALVGGGSYPRPGEISLAHNGVLFLDELPEFERRVLEVMRQPIEDREVTIARTRFTVTYPSSFMLVASMNPSPSGYFNDPDAPITSTPAEMQRYLGKISGPLLDRIDIHIEVTPVPFEKLSEDRKGESSVAIRKRVTAAREIQAKRFYEHDQVHYNAQMGSKQIRSFCKLDGPSKELLKNAMDRLNLSARAYDRILKVARTIADLENTDTIKSNQVAEAIQYRSLDRDSWLG; encoded by the coding sequence ATGCTTACAAAAGTCTTTGGAAGTGCCGTTTTCGGGATAGATGCCACAACGGTTACCTGTGAAGTCAACGTGGATACCGGGGTAGGTTACCACTTGGTCGGCCTGCCCGATAGTGCGATCAAGGAGAGCAATTATCGCATCGCAGCGGCGCTCTTAAACAACGGCTATCGGATTCCGGGTAAAAAAATCACCCTCAATCTGGCGCCGGCGGACCTGCGAAAGGAAGGTTCGGCCTATGATCTGACCTTGGCCCTGGGCATTCTGACGGCATCGGGACAAATTAAGTCCCACAATCTGGAAAAGTACATTATTATGGGCGAGCTGTCCTTAGATGGCAGCCTACATCCCATAACAGGGGCGCTTCCCATAGCCATCAAGGCTCGGGAAGAGGGGTTCGAGGGCTTTATTCTTCCCAATGAAAATGCCCGGGAAGCTGCTATCGTTTCCGGTTTGAAGGTATATGGGGTCAAGAATATCAGCGAGGTCATCGCATTCTTCGATAAAGGAAAACCCTTGGAACAGACCGTCATCGATACCCGAAAGGAATTCTATAAAAAACTCGAATTTCCAGAATTCGATTTTTCCGATGTTAAGGGACAGGAAAGTACCAAGCGCTGTATGGAAATCGCGGCGGCAGGGGGCCATAATATTATTTTGATCGGTCCCCCCGGCGCAGGAAAGACCATGCTGGCGAAGCGATTGCCCTCCATCTTGCCCCCGATGACCTTGCATGAAGCGCTCGAAACCACCAAAATTCACAGCGTGGTCGGAAAGACCAAGGACATGGGACTGATGAGCCAACGGCCCTTCCGGAGTCCCCATCATACGATAAGTTCCGCTGCATTGGTAGGGGGCGGAAGTTATCCCCGGCCCGGGGAAATATCCTTGGCCCATAACGGCGTTCTTTTTTTGGATGAGCTTCCCGAATTCGAACGTCGGGTGCTCGAGGTCATGCGCCAGCCTATCGAAGACCGAGAGGTGACCATTGCCAGGACTAGGTTTACGGTGACCTACCCAAGTAGCTTTATGTTGGTCGCCAGTATGAATCCGAGTCCCAGTGGCTACTTTAACGATCCCGACGCCCCGATAACCTCCACGCCTGCAGAAATGCAGCGCTATTTGGGGAAAATATCGGGACCCTTGTTGGATCGGATCGACATCCATATCGAGGTGACGCCCGTACCTTTCGAAAAACTATCCGAAGACCGGAAAGGGGAGAGTAGTGTAGCCATCCGCAAACGGGTGACCGCTGCAAGGGAAATCCAGGCCAAGCGTTTTTATGAACATGATCAGGTGCATTACAATGCCCAAATGGGCTCCAAACAGATTCGCAGCTTTTGCAAGCTCGACGGTCCCTCCAAAGAATTGCTCAAAAACGCGATGGATAGGCTCAATCTTTCCGCCAGGGCCTATGACCGGATCCTCAAGGTAGCGCGGACTATTGCCGATCTGGAAAATACCGATACTATAAAGAGCAATCAGGTCGCAGAGGCCATCCAATATCGGAGTTTGGACCGGGACAGCTGGTTGGGATAA
- the pxpA gene encoding 5-oxoprolinase subunit PxpA yields MNCDVGEGVGNEAQLFPLISSCNIACGGHAGDASSMLRVIRLAKRFKVKVGAHPSYPDKENFGRRSMDLPSEVLVRSIQNQIAELVSILKETNVRLHHIKAHGALYNEIAKNAELADLFLNAIAEYRQDVLIYVPYASEITKTAKKRNFEIAYEAFGDRNYNKDFGLVPRSHPQALIHSPEAVLEHVVTIVKQQRIRTITGESIKILADTFCIHSDTPSAFEIVSYLSQELRNHNIGIKK; encoded by the coding sequence ATTAATTGCGACGTAGGCGAGGGTGTAGGGAACGAGGCGCAACTCTTTCCCCTGATATCCTCGTGCAATATTGCTTGTGGAGGGCATGCGGGGGATGCATCCTCTATGTTAAGGGTGATCCGTTTGGCGAAACGGTTCAAGGTGAAGGTCGGGGCGCACCCATCCTATCCCGACAAAGAAAATTTCGGACGACGGTCGATGGACCTGCCATCCGAAGTGCTTGTCCGAAGTATCCAAAATCAGATTGCCGAACTCGTTTCCATCCTTAAAGAAACGAACGTCCGCCTACATCATATCAAGGCCCATGGTGCCCTGTACAATGAAATTGCCAAAAACGCCGAGTTGGCCGATCTTTTTTTGAACGCCATCGCCGAATACCGACAAGACGTCCTTATCTATGTGCCGTATGCCTCAGAAATCACAAAAACAGCGAAGAAACGGAACTTCGAGATAGCTTATGAAGCCTTTGGGGACAGGAACTACAATAAGGACTTCGGTTTGGTTCCCCGTAGCCATCCCCAAGCCTTGATACACTCTCCCGAAGCAGTCCTTGAACATGTTGTCACTATTGTCAAACAGCAACGGATTCGAACCATAACCGGGGAATCGATCAAAATTTTGGCCGATACCTTCTGTATTCACAGCGATACCCCTTCGGCATTTGAAATAGTATCGTATCTTTCGCAGGAGTTACGGAACCATAACATAGGGATCAAAAAGTGA
- a CDS encoding Gfo/Idh/MocA family protein produces the protein MENQRRKFLYRAGLITATTAFLPNSLWSATRPIKEKLGVALVGLGYYSTDLLAPALQLTQYCELKGIVTGSPEKVPVWQERYGIPDKNVYDYVGMDKIADNPDIDVIYIVLPPSMHAEYSIRAANTGKHVWCEKPMAPTVTECEAMIKACNSNNVKLSIGYRCQHDPNIQAYMKAAKEKPFGAVKMVSSSAGYFDGRSDHWKQKKAMGGGVMGDMGVYAIQGARLATGEEPISVTARTYTTRPDIYDEVEETAMYQLEFPSGARAACQSSFGIPMNYLNINYEKGWIKMAPHSAYSGNKGERSDGKIIDFPLENQQAKQMDDDALSILNDTDMMVPGEEGLLDIRVVEAVYRAAEKACSVTI, from the coding sequence ATGGAGAATCAACGTCGCAAATTCCTGTATCGAGCAGGACTTATCACCGCAACTACCGCTTTTTTGCCCAATTCCCTGTGGTCGGCCACTAGGCCCATTAAGGAAAAACTAGGCGTCGCCTTAGTCGGATTGGGATACTATAGCACCGATCTGTTGGCCCCTGCCCTGCAGCTAACCCAGTACTGTGAGTTAAAGGGCATCGTAACGGGAAGTCCCGAAAAGGTTCCCGTATGGCAGGAGCGGTATGGTATTCCGGATAAAAACGTATACGATTATGTGGGGATGGATAAAATTGCCGACAACCCCGATATCGACGTTATCTACATCGTTTTACCACCTTCGATGCACGCCGAATATTCCATCCGCGCGGCGAATACGGGCAAGCACGTATGGTGCGAAAAACCAATGGCGCCTACGGTAACGGAATGTGAGGCCATGATCAAAGCCTGTAATTCCAACAATGTAAAGCTCTCCATCGGCTACCGTTGCCAGCACGACCCGAATATTCAGGCTTATATGAAGGCCGCCAAAGAAAAGCCCTTCGGCGCCGTCAAGATGGTGTCCTCCAGTGCCGGGTACTTTGACGGTCGCAGTGACCATTGGAAACAAAAGAAGGCCATGGGTGGCGGGGTGATGGGAGATATGGGCGTTTACGCCATTCAGGGCGCACGCTTGGCCACCGGCGAGGAACCTATATCGGTGACGGCCCGGACCTATACTACCCGGCCCGATATTTATGATGAGGTCGAGGAAACCGCCATGTATCAACTGGAATTTCCCAGCGGGGCCCGGGCGGCCTGCCAGAGCAGCTTTGGCATCCCCATGAACTATCTGAACATCAACTACGAAAAAGGATGGATAAAAATGGCACCACATTCCGCCTACAGTGGTAATAAAGGGGAACGATCCGATGGCAAAATCATTGATTTTCCCCTTGAAAACCAACAGGCCAAGCAGATGGACGATGATGCGCTTTCCATACTCAACGATACCGATATGATGGTGCCCGGCGAGGAAGGCCTACTGGATATCAGGGTGGTCGAAGCGGTCTATCGCGCAGCGGAAAAAGCCTGCTCGGTAACTATATAA